The window actttttgtcgtatctataaaataaacattttattttcaaaaaaaacataCCAAAAAGCACAAACCTAGAAGCATTACGAAGCTATGAAGCTTGAACGCATACAAAATCATCACAAGTTTTAAACATAGTCGTGCATGAACAGAGGCTGGTAGATATTTTGCTTGGGGCCAAAAATCGGATAAAAGTTTTAGAGGCCAATTTTTTTGCAAGAGTTGCTTACAACACAGTTGGTAACCATCCGCATTATTACTCTAGGTTCACGTGTTCAAACACACAACTATagaattttaaacatttttccaaaaaataatagtttatgGCCAAGAAAAATTTCTACTTAAGAACCTACAATATTCAGGCACGGCCTAGCTTTAACCGAAGAAAGAGCAAAACCCTATAACCACACATGTGAATGTATCAATGAAAGAAACATGAAACCCTAAAAATGAAAGTTTCTTTGGATTAGTCATTAGTTGGTTGAAGTCTCTATTTCTCTCCCatgttatttttttcaaaatttcaactGTAGCAGcccaatttatatattttttgcttGTATTCTACGGAACTTCCGGGCCAGGCCTGAGTGAACACAACCATAATCATCATGTTTATCCAATACATATGTGAAGCTCCTTTTGGTAGGCTTATATGTAATGTTGTATAGAAGCATTGGCAGCACGAAATCGAGTGGGATAAACCCAAACGGTCCTACCACCGCGGTTATACCCCCAAAGAAGGGTAGCATCGCTGCCATGAACCCACAAGTTGCGTCTTAGAACATCCCTTTAGTTGTATCTGCGGATTTTTTCTCCATTATCTTATACGCAACTTTAGATTAAAATCCCCCTCTAAATGTTAGTCACTGCCAATTTGCTAATCTGATCTAACAATCTTGTAAATGTATGATGTATTGAAGATAAGTTGGGCCGCAAGCTTGATGTACAAGTAACCTTCAGTACGATAACTTCAGTTTTTTGAACTTACAAGGTCAATGGCGAAGAGCTGAGGAAGAACAAAGAACTTACAAGTAACCTTCAGTACGATAAAATTCTTAACCTATAAGTGGAAATACTTAAGTTTCTTGTGATGCAATGAATAGTAAATGGaacataatatttatttaagcaTTTACAATTTGGAGCGTTATgtacacaaaacaaaacataaacccCGAAGAAGGGGGCAAAAAGAACAGCTAATAGGGTCATCGCAAAACACACTCCTCTCATTCTTTCCTCAGTCTCGTGAGCCTATCTCTTAAGCATTTATATAATTGAATTTTTGGGGAAAAATAAGCATTAGATACATATTTGGTTTCAGACAGGGATGACATCAGCGTTTTGATTATCGTCGCAGGTGATGATTAGGCCATCTGCGTAGGTCGGGAGGAGGCAGCGCCACCACCGGCAGCCACTGGAGACAGGTTCTGCTGGAGGAACTATCATCAGAACGTTGTCGTGTCTTCTCACCATACCCATCACGCTCACTGTGCTTCCTTCTTTTATGTATCTGATCATATCACCACACAAccaaatatgattttaactcggaataaaaaaatgattctaTCTTTTTAATTGCAAATGTGTATTCAAAGATCATTTCTACTATAAAAATGTGACTTTTGGGTCTCACTAACTTTAGTCCCTAATTCAACCTTATAAGCCTGTGGACTTGAGACTTATCAAGCACTGATGTGAGATGTCACGCCGTTTACGTTGACAAAACTAAATGGATTTCTACCCACTATTTGGATGGTGACACTAATAAAAAGTTTCTTATTACTTTTTCGGCTAACATATCTAGTAAGAACAATCTAAGATGGGTGTGGAATATAGCACACATACCCTTCTTTGAGACGCATGATACGGTTATCAGCAGAGAGGTTGCGATCGGAGAGCCACTTAAGGAAGCTGGGAGACAAATCTTTGTTCTGAGTAGTTACATTAGCCACTGTTGCCGGTTTGACAAAAGGAGAAACTTTTGATCCATATCCTGCTTTTACCAGCGCTCTCAGTCCAGATTGAAAGTCTGATATGTAAAAATCCGAAACGTATCTCTGCCAAAGAGAAACATAAACCACATCAGACTTTAACCAGATCTTGTACTGGTCAATGAGACAGAGATCATATAAACTAACCTCTGCGTGTCTAGATCCCCAAGAAAAGCATCTATGTTTTGTATTTGCGGATCTCCCACCAAGACCTTTGTACTCATACAACTCCGTGGAAACATAGACGCATCTTGGTGTTCTTTGGTATGATGACTCCAGAGGAATGCTTCCACATGTCACAACCTACAAAACATTTCAAACAAAACAACGATAATGACATTCTAAAACACCAAACTGAAACTATTAAAAGACAAAACTAGAACTTAAAACACTTGAGAGATCTTTGTCCTAAGCAGGGTGAAAGCTTACCCCAGTAACTTTAACGAACTGTCCATCAACGGCGCCTCTAAGCTCAGCGTCTGGATACTTCTTGATGAAACTCAACAACCCTTTCCTTCCCCAAACGCAGTTCCAGACCAACACCACGACGCCGGGAACCACCGCCGCTATAACCGCCGCAATGACCACCGGTTTCTTCACCGCCACGGTTAGAAACGCCCCCACAAGCAACCCCATAGCCGCCACAATCAGCACCGCCCAGACAACCGTCTTCGGCACtttaaacccgacccgaaccggGTCGGTATTCAGACACGTCACCGACGACCCGTATTTCGCCTTGCTCGATCCCAAGTTACTAACTTGACGGTCCATCTGACCCGACCGTCTGGACCCGGACCCGATCGGGCTGGATAGCGAACCGGAGGTTATTAAACCGGTTGGCTGAAGCTGAGAGAGCGGACCGGAAGACTTCTTCATCGAACCGGAGTTGGGTCCGGACCGAACAGATCCACTGTTGGGGTTCGAAGAAGAACCGGAGACACGCGGCGGCGCATGCTGCCTCGAGTTCCCGCCGCTGCTATTACCGCCGACGATGAGCTGCGGCGGCGGAGGACCTTGGGGATCGAGGAGGGAGATGTCGAACATCCTTCCGAGCTCGCCGGAGTTCTTGATGTCGCCTCCGGTGTAAGGCACGGCGCGAGCCGCCATTGTCGGTGGTCGGTCTTTAGGCTGCTCGAGCTTTCCCGAGACGTAGAGTCCGTTAGGAAGCTGGTGGGATTGGATCCGACCCGCCATTTTACTgtagagacagagagagagagcttttaCTCTCTTGAGTGCTtcggaagagagagagagagtagtcGCGCGTGTAGGTGTGAGTGGCAGTGAAGGTGgagaagcaagaagaagaaggaaggatGTTAAATGACGATAAAAGGTATATAGATATTATTATCTTACGAGTTTGCCACTTTTGTTAAGAGaggttttggtttttgattggTTAATTTGTAACAGTAATCCCTACAATCGTTCGCGCTTTTTTTATTTACacttttttctatttatgtttctaaaaatcgCTGAATCTTGTTTCTTTACATTTGATATCCTGAGTTGAAAATTTTGAGTAATTTTGACAAATAAAAGGTGACTGTTAAACTACGAGTatcaatttttcaattttttgttaggattttttattaatttcttagTTGTTACGTAATTGATATGTTTATACCAATCTCGTCACCTACGAAAATTTTCATGCATAGACTGCAGGTCTAAATATCATGTTTCCTAATTTGGCTAATGCAATAAGGAAACCACACACACATCACATGTGAGAATCTTGAGAACTGTTTTAGACTATGGTCTTCTTTGTATATACATTACAAACTCCTGCCTTGGAACGACAAATGTGTAGCCTTTGACCATTGTTTACAATACAAGCTTGAACATCAAATTTGGAAtcctttgtttaaaaaaaaaaaaaaaatcgacatTGTTGTTGCCTTGTTGGTGttgtcattattattattattttattaattttgttgtaAAAGAAGTTTATTAGAGTTTTGTTGTTGGAGTCACAAGATTTGATAGACCTCTCTTAGGGTAGGACCATCGACTCCAACGTCCCAATGCCAGCGTTTCTATAATCATTAATAAGTTCATACACGTATAGATTTTTTGAATGAGTATCATCTTGTCTTGTTACTTTCTCTACATTGTAaacttttacattttaaattccGAATGATGTTTTAATAATTGAAGCAGTTTAAAATATACACTGTAGTACAAAAATAGTTAGTAGATTGAAATCTTTGTTTCAAATTTCAGCGGCTATACCACTTGTTATTAATTATTCAAAGCTTAAGATAATACATCGGTTTGATTATTACTTTACTTCCACTATGAAAAATCTCATCAAGTAGTACTTGCAGTCTTGGATAATACTTTTAAACATTCACCTAATGATCATTAGGTGTGTTTGGTTATAATTTAGGTCTAGGAGGCTTGCTAAATTCACGTTTCCTTTCGATATATTAAACCTTATTGAAAGTTTGTGTAACGCCCGACCATCCACGGCTAATGGTATCCGACCGAGAGATCGTCTGTGGGTTCCATCCCGTTGTAATgatcggtccgttaatttttctaaaagctcgaaatcattgtttactaaCCTTGCAATAGCCACCCAATATTTCTCCGTGTTTTGGTCTCACTAACACGGTATcacgaatcacttcccgataagTCACTCATCCtttcactactccagctcaagcacgcttaactttAGAGTTCGAAACAAATGTGTGATGGAAAAGGTAAGTgcactttggtgacatagataGTCAAATCAATTCTCTCAAGCTTTTtcatatatcacaactcgggatgttacaattcaccatctctcaaagaacgcaacgttCTCGTTGCGCCCCATGACAAGTCTCAAGACGCCTTTCGTGTCAGAACCGAGATAGCTAACCAGCTCTGAAACCACTTGTAACGCTCTGACCACTCACGGTTAATGGGCTgccacgcccgctctctcggccctTGGACTCCATCCCGTTCCAACGATCAGTCCGTTAATTTTTCAAGGTTCGAAATCATTGTTTTCTGACCTTGCAATCACCACCTGACTTTTCCTCGTGTTTTGGTCTCACTATCACGGTATCACGAATCACTTCCCCATGGGTCACTCATCCTTTCACTACTCCAGTCTAAACACGCTTAACTTGGGAGTTCTAAACAGATGTGTGACGAAAAAAGTAAGCGTACTTTAGTGACATatgtagccaaatcaattctcttaagcctttccATATATCATAACTCGGGATGTTACCGTTTGGTTTAGCAATAACataatttataaagattttaagCATAGTTAGATTCAAATATTAGAAAACAGTCGCACATGTCTGTAAATATCAAAGAAAATATGTAGTAGGagtatatatttttcttcacTTATTAGTGGATTCTTGTTCTAGCTGTCACTCCAGTGTCAAGATTCTGTAATACAGTATTTGAATTTTCCGAGGGATAGTTGTGGGAAATTGCAAATAGTCGGTGGGTGT of the Brassica rapa cultivar Chiifu-401-42 chromosome A03, CAAS_Brap_v3.01, whole genome shotgun sequence genome contains:
- the LOC103861296 gene encoding uncharacterized membrane protein At1g16860, with amino-acid sequence MAGRIQSHQLPNGLYVSGKLEQPKDRPPTMAARAVPYTGGDIKNSGELGRMFDISLLDPQGPPPPQLIVGGNSSGGNSRQHAPPRVSGSSSNPNSGSVRSGPNSGSMKKSSGPLSQLQPTGLITSGSLSSPIGSGSRRSGQMDRQVSNLGSSKAKYGSSVTCLNTDPVRVGFKVPKTVVWAVLIVAAMGLLVGAFLTVAVKKPVVIAAVIAAVVPGVVVLVWNCVWGRKGLLSFIKKYPDAELRGAVDGQFVKVTGVVTCGSIPLESSYQRTPRCVYVSTELYEYKGLGGRSANTKHRCFSWGSRHAERYVSDFYISDFQSGLRALVKAGYGSKVSPFVKPATVANVTTQNKDLSPSFLKWLSDRNLSADNRIMRLKEGYIKEGSTVSVMGMVRRHDNVLMIVPPAEPVSSGCRWWRCLLPTYADGLIITCDDNQNADVIPV